The Candidatus Brocadiaceae bacterium genome has a segment encoding these proteins:
- a CDS encoding mandelate racemase/muconate lactonizing enzyme family protein, whose product MSLKTDVRPTGTCLHFLPIETRVPLKFGPETLTHVTLARVRLTVRGTDGRTAEGWGETPLSVQWVWPCDLSYEVRNEALKAFTIRLAEAWAQFDVSGHPIEVGHEFIFKALPGLLDAFNAGGNAPKPMPWLAGLVCCSLFDIALHDAYGQLHGVPVYETYNKDYMTADLAQFISPAEGSKVSFEGKYPADYLVLPRDQVLPAWHLVAGKDVIDESELTGTEPDDGYPVLLRDWIRKDGLQCLKVKLRGNDPVWDYDRLTKVGRIAAEMDVPWLTSDFNCTVMDPAYVTEILDKLKWDDPLCYGKILYVEQPFPYELEEHPIDVHSVSARKPLFMDESAHDWRLVRLGRTLGWTGVALKTCKTQTGALLTLCWAKAHGMTLMVQDLSNPTLAQIPHCLLAAHAGTIMGVETNAMQFYPEASLPEAEVHPGVYWRRNGCVDLSTLQGPGFGYRIDEIKRELPAPAATFGG is encoded by the coding sequence ATGTCACTAAAGACCGACGTACGGCCGACCGGAACGTGTCTGCACTTCCTGCCCATCGAGACGCGGGTGCCCCTCAAGTTCGGGCCGGAGACGCTGACGCACGTCACGCTCGCACGCGTGCGCCTGACCGTGCGCGGAACCGATGGCCGCACGGCGGAGGGCTGGGGGGAGACCCCGCTGAGCGTCCAGTGGGTCTGGCCGTGCGACCTGAGCTACGAGGTGCGCAACGAGGCCCTGAAGGCCTTCACGATCCGCCTGGCGGAGGCCTGGGCGCAGTTCGACGTCTCCGGCCACCCCATCGAGGTCGGGCACGAGTTCATCTTCAAGGCCCTGCCCGGGCTGCTCGACGCCTTCAACGCCGGGGGCAATGCGCCGAAGCCGATGCCCTGGCTGGCCGGCCTCGTCTGCTGCTCCCTGTTCGACATCGCCCTGCACGACGCCTACGGGCAGCTCCACGGCGTGCCGGTCTACGAGACCTACAACAAGGACTACATGACGGCCGACCTGGCGCAGTTCATCTCGCCGGCCGAGGGGAGCAAGGTCTCCTTCGAGGGCAAGTACCCCGCCGACTACCTGGTGTTGCCGCGGGACCAGGTTCTGCCCGCCTGGCACCTGGTGGCCGGCAAGGACGTCATCGACGAGTCGGAACTGACCGGCACCGAGCCGGACGACGGCTACCCCGTGCTGCTGCGCGACTGGATCCGCAAGGACGGCCTGCAGTGCCTCAAGGTCAAACTGCGCGGCAACGATCCCGTCTGGGACTACGACCGCCTGACGAAGGTCGGCCGGATCGCCGCCGAGATGGACGTGCCCTGGCTCACCAGCGACTTCAACTGCACGGTCATGGACCCGGCGTACGTCACGGAGATCCTGGACAAGCTCAAGTGGGACGACCCGCTCTGCTACGGCAAGATCCTCTACGTCGAACAGCCCTTCCCGTATGAACTGGAGGAGCACCCGATCGACGTCCACAGCGTCTCGGCCCGCAAGCCCCTGTTCATGGACGAGAGCGCGCACGACTGGCGCCTGGTACGCCTGGGCCGCACGCTGGGCTGGACCGGCGTGGCGCTGAAAACGTGCAAGACGCAGACCGGCGCGCTGCTGACCCTCTGCTGGGCGAAGGCGCACGGCATGACGCTGATGGTGCAGGACCTGAGCAACCCGACGCTTGCCCAGATCCCCCACTGCCTGCTGGCCGCACACGCCGGCACCATCATGGGGGTCGAGACGAACGCCATGCAGTTCTACCCGGAGGCGTCACTCCCGGAAGCCGAGGTGCACCCGGGCGTCTACTGGCGACGCAACGGCTGCGTCGATCTGTCGACGCTTCAGGGCCCCGGCTTCGGCTATCGCATCGACGAGATCAAACGCGAGCTGCCCGCGCCGGCCGCCACCTTCGGCGGTTAG
- the budA gene encoding acetolactate decarboxylase has product MQQSIRTRSRLVLVLGLCAALCGCAVGRDRDTLYQVSTLNALLAGLYEGPTTIEELTAHGDLGIGTFDGADGEMAVIDGHVYQMKSDGVAYKADGAWHTPFAAVTFFEPDGSAPVPSGTDMASIGAFLDGLAGAPNVPLAVRVRGHFIRAKTRAVPRQTPPYRRLVEVTKEQPVFDLREVDGDLVGFRLPEYLDGVNMSGYHLHFITADRKAGGHVLDFEVEHGTVEWDLTPRLTLVLPETGAFPDADLTPAAPDEVTRVER; this is encoded by the coding sequence ATGCAGCAGAGCATACGGACGCGTTCGCGGCTGGTCCTCGTCCTCGGGTTGTGCGCCGCCCTGTGCGGATGCGCGGTCGGCCGGGATCGGGACACGCTCTACCAGGTCTCCACGCTCAACGCGCTGCTGGCGGGGCTCTACGAAGGGCCGACCACCATCGAGGAACTGACGGCGCACGGCGACCTCGGGATCGGCACGTTCGACGGCGCCGACGGCGAGATGGCCGTGATCGACGGGCACGTCTACCAGATGAAGTCCGACGGCGTGGCGTACAAGGCGGACGGCGCCTGGCACACGCCGTTCGCCGCTGTGACGTTCTTCGAGCCCGACGGCTCGGCGCCCGTGCCTTCGGGGACGGACATGGCGAGCATCGGCGCGTTCCTGGACGGGCTTGCGGGCGCGCCGAACGTGCCGCTCGCCGTGCGCGTGCGGGGGCATTTCATCCGGGCAAAGACCCGCGCCGTCCCCCGGCAGACGCCGCCGTATCGGCGCCTTGTCGAGGTGACGAAGGAGCAGCCGGTCTTCGACCTGCGCGAGGTGGACGGCGACCTCGTCGGCTTCCGCCTGCCGGAATACCTGGACGGCGTGAACATGAGCGGCTACCACCTGCACTTCATCACGGCCGACCGCAAGGCCGGCGGGCATGTGCTCGACTTCGAGGTGGAGCACGGGACGGTCGAGTGGGACCTGACGCCGCGGCTCACGCTGGTGCTGCCCGAGACGGGCGCCTTTCCCGACGCCGACCTGACGCCGGCGGCACCCGACGAGGTCACGCGCGTGGAGCGCTGA